The Bacteroidota bacterium genome window below encodes:
- a CDS encoding riboflavin synthase — translation MFSGIVEEAAKVVEIKKDKENLHITMECSFVDDLKIDQSISHNGVCLTVVKRNDKTYTVTAIQETLIKSNLGLLKIGDKVNLERSMKIESLLDGHLVQGHVDQTAVCKKVEEADGSWYFTFEYDSNLGNITVEKGSISVNGVSLTVVNSKEKTFQVAIIPFTYDVTNFHQFQVGTVVNLEFDVIGKYIAKIVKQQLEGYNLKS, via the coding sequence ATGTTTTCAGGAATAGTAGAAGAAGCAGCCAAAGTTGTAGAAATAAAAAAAGATAAAGAAAACTTGCATATTACTATGGAGTGCTCTTTTGTTGATGATCTAAAAATTGATCAAAGCATTTCTCACAATGGAGTTTGTTTAACAGTTGTAAAAAGGAACGATAAAACCTACACGGTTACAGCCATTCAAGAGACTTTAATAAAATCGAATCTCGGACTTTTAAAAATTGGCGACAAAGTAAATCTCGAACGAAGTATGAAAATTGAGAGTTTGCTCGATGGTCATCTTGTTCAAGGTCATGTTGATCAAACTGCCGTATGTAAAAAAGTTGAGGAAGCCGATGGAAGTTGGTATTTTACCTTCGAATATGATTCTAATTTGGGAAATATTACTGTAGAAAAAGGTTCAATATCAGTAAACGGTGTTAGTCTAACTGTTGTAAATTCTAAAGAAAAAACCTTTCAGGTAGCAATAATTCCATTTACATACGATGTAACCAATTTTCATCAATTTCAAGTAGGAACGGTTGTCAATTTAGAATTTGATGTAATAGGAAAATATATTGCAAAAATCGTTAAACAACAATTGGAAGGATACAATTTAAAATCCTGA
- a CDS encoding adenosylcobalamin-dependent ribonucleoside-diphosphate reductase, with protein sequence MFIEELINEKNTKMKTYTFDEAYNESLKYFKGDELAAKVWVNKYALKDSAGNIFESNPDDMHKRLAKEIYRIEKKYPFPLSEENIYAVLKNFKYIVPQGGPMTGIGNKNQIASLSNCFVIGDCNPADSYGGILKIDQEQVQLMKRRGGVGHDLSHIRPNGSTVLNSALTSTGIVPFMERYSNSTREVAQDGRRGALMLSVSVKHPDVEDFIDAKIEKNKVTGANISVKLNDEFIEAALNNTNYKLQYPVDAKNPSHTKTIEAKKLWDKIIQNAWQSAEPGILFWDTIIKESIPDCYSDEGYKTVSTNPCGEIPLCPYDSCRLLALNLYSYVDNPFTKDAKFNFQLFKDHITYSQRIMDDIIDLELEKIDAILDKINGDTEDDEIKRTERKLWENIREKAVKGRRMGIGITAEGDMLAALGLQYGSENSIDFAIEVQKTLAMEAYRSSVNLAKDRGAFAIFNSEKEKNNPFINRLKEADNQLYEDMLQFGRRNIALLTIAPTGTTSIMTQTTSGIEPIFQPSYKRRRKVNPNDQNVNIIFTDEKGDSWEEYNVFHHKFVKWLEVKNYEIDKVMNLPDDELNTIIEKSPYYKSSSQDIDWVNKVKMQGGIQKWVDHSISVTVNLPKETSKEVIANVFETAWKCGCKGITVYREGSRDGILISKEKKTEEKFEYTRRPKELEAEVIRFKNNKESWVAFVGLIDEKPYEIFTGLSNEDSLLIPKSVTKGKIIKIKNAIKGKSRYDFKYTDKFGYENTLGGLSHMFNQEYWNYAKLISSVLRHGMQIQHVVDLISSLELDSQSINTWKNGVERALKKYIPNGIVPKKGTKCENCGSEFLRYQEGCLICTACGTSKCG encoded by the coding sequence ATGTTTATAGAAGAACTGATAAATGAGAAAAATACTAAAATGAAAACTTATACTTTCGATGAGGCATACAATGAGTCATTAAAATATTTTAAAGGCGATGAGTTAGCAGCCAAAGTCTGGGTAAATAAATATGCTCTAAAAGACTCAGCCGGGAATATATTTGAAAGTAATCCGGACGATATGCACAAACGTCTCGCAAAAGAAATATACAGAATTGAGAAAAAGTACCCATTTCCATTATCAGAAGAAAATATATATGCAGTCCTGAAAAACTTTAAATATATAGTTCCGCAAGGTGGACCCATGACAGGGATTGGCAACAAGAACCAAATAGCTTCATTGTCGAATTGTTTTGTGATTGGCGATTGTAATCCTGCCGATTCCTACGGCGGAATTTTAAAAATCGACCAGGAACAAGTACAATTGATGAAACGCAGAGGTGGAGTAGGCCACGATTTGTCACATATCAGGCCAAACGGAAGCACAGTATTAAACAGTGCTTTAACTTCTACAGGCATTGTTCCATTCATGGAACGATATTCAAATTCGACCAGAGAAGTTGCCCAGGACGGAAGACGCGGAGCACTTATGCTAAGTGTATCAGTGAAACACCCTGACGTAGAAGATTTTATTGATGCAAAGATTGAAAAGAATAAAGTTACCGGTGCAAATATTTCAGTAAAACTAAACGATGAATTCATTGAAGCGGCATTGAACAATACAAATTATAAGCTGCAATATCCGGTTGATGCAAAAAATCCCAGCCATACAAAAACCATCGAAGCAAAAAAACTTTGGGATAAGATTATTCAGAATGCATGGCAATCGGCCGAACCAGGAATTTTGTTTTGGGATACAATAATTAAGGAGTCAATTCCAGATTGTTATTCCGATGAAGGATACAAAACAGTTTCGACGAATCCTTGCGGTGAAATCCCGCTATGTCCTTACGATAGTTGCCGACTTCTGGCCTTAAATTTATATAGCTATGTCGATAATCCTTTTACAAAAGATGCCAAATTTAATTTTCAATTATTCAAAGATCATATTACTTATTCGCAAAGAATAATGGACGATATTATCGATCTGGAATTAGAAAAAATTGATGCTATTTTAGATAAAATTAATGGTGATACTGAAGACGACGAAATAAAACGAACTGAAAGAAAACTCTGGGAAAACATAAGAGAAAAAGCTGTAAAAGGACGGAGAATGGGTATAGGCATTACAGCCGAGGGCGATATGTTAGCAGCATTAGGGCTTCAGTACGGTAGCGAAAATTCTATCGATTTTGCAATCGAAGTTCAAAAAACTTTAGCTATGGAAGCTTACAGGTCATCGGTAAATTTGGCAAAAGACAGAGGTGCATTTGCAATATTCAATAGTGAGAAAGAAAAAAACAATCCTTTCATTAACAGACTGAAAGAGGCAGACAATCAATTATATGAAGACATGCTGCAATTTGGACGTAGAAATATTGCTCTGCTAACTATTGCACCAACAGGTACTACAAGCATAATGACGCAAACTACTTCAGGAATAGAACCAATATTTCAACCATCTTATAAAAGAAGGAGGAAAGTAAATCCAAACGATCAAAATGTAAATATTATTTTTACTGATGAAAAGGGAGATAGCTGGGAAGAATACAATGTATTTCATCATAAATTTGTAAAATGGTTAGAGGTAAAGAATTATGAAATTGATAAAGTCATGAATTTGCCTGACGATGAATTAAACACCATTATTGAAAAATCGCCATACTATAAGTCTTCATCGCAAGATATTGATTGGGTGAATAAAGTGAAAATGCAAGGAGGAATTCAAAAATGGGTTGACCATTCGATAAGTGTAACTGTGAATTTACCTAAGGAAACAAGCAAAGAAGTTATTGCCAATGTTTTTGAAACAGCATGGAAATGCGGTTGCAAAGGAATAACTGTTTATCGGGAAGGTTCGAGAGATGGAATACTAATTTCTAAAGAAAAAAAGACCGAAGAAAAATTTGAATACACAAGACGGCCAAAAGAACTCGAAGCCGAAGTTATTAGATTTAAAAATAATAAAGAAAGCTGGGTCGCATTTGTCGGACTAATTGATGAAAAACCCTACGAAATTTTCACTGGTTTGTCAAATGAAGATTCTTTGCTGATTCCAAAAAGTGTTACAAAAGGAAAAATCATTAAAATCAAAAATGCTATAAAAGGAAAATCCAGATATGATTTCAAATATACTGACAAATTTGGCTATGAAAACACACTCGGAGGTTTGTCGCATATGTTTAATCAGGAATATTGGAATTATGCAAAATTAATTTCAAGTGTTCTTCGACATGGTATGCAAATTCAGCATGTGGTAGATCTTATATCTTCGCTTGAATTAGACAGCCAGTCGATAAATACATGGAAAAATGGAGTCGAACGAGCCCTGAAAAAATATATCCCAAATGGAATTGTACCAAAAAAAGGAACAAAATGCGAAAACTGTGGTTCCGAATTTCTTAGATATCAGGAGGGTTGCCTAATTTGCACAGCTTGTGGTACGTCTAAGTGTGGGTAA
- a CDS encoding TPM domain-containing protein: MMKRISILAILLVGIAFSQKMIAQNEKSNNHKIPKYSGCVNDYEEIFDKGEVEELKILINKHKQKTTNEIAIVSTKSFKPFDSLDDYAKELANFWNKNNRNFDNGVIIVFGRKLRKIEIYIGSGLKGILTDEEKKKIINEIILPEFRSRDIHKGIKNGLVEIIKELEK; this comes from the coding sequence ATGATGAAAAGAATATCAATTTTGGCAATCCTGCTAGTTGGAATAGCATTCTCTCAGAAAATGATTGCACAGAATGAAAAATCAAATAATCATAAGATTCCGAAATATTCTGGATGCGTAAATGATTATGAAGAAATTTTTGATAAAGGAGAGGTCGAAGAGCTCAAGATCTTGATAAATAAGCACAAGCAAAAGACAACAAATGAAATAGCAATTGTTTCAACCAAGTCATTCAAACCTTTTGATTCTTTGGACGATTATGCCAAAGAACTGGCAAACTTCTGGAATAAGAATAATAGGAATTTTGACAATGGAGTTATCATAGTGTTTGGCAGGAAGCTTAGGAAAATAGAGATTTATATAGGTTCAGGGCTAAAAGGTATATTAACCGATGAAGAAAAGAAAAAAATAATTAACGAAATAATTCTACCTGAGTTTAGAAGTCGGGATATCCACAAAGGAATAAAAAATGGACTCGTCGAAATAATAAAAGAATTGGAAAAATAG
- a CDS encoding TolC family protein, translating to MKKIILILFVLISTTAFPQSDTLSLTKAIATALEHNFGIQIQKKSVDISKLNNTWGNAGALPTVSFQGSASESWNYYEDDDSQTSLQNATLKLDWVVFRGYGARIQKSRFNEIQNLSETTLALITENTIVSVSLAYYRVLLMLENMKSAKENMKLSEDRLNKENLKKEIGTSKSYDLLQSQNAWLEDKSNYLSAKSNYNNSIRQMNFIMASPLEDKYIFIEEFSADIFPFEKDVLMTKLISNNSNLRNQYINLKIAKLDVKSAKISFYPSITAGVNTAYSNSVTEYSTNTNLNQDLNGISAGLSAGISYTLFNGGQRKKALQTAKIEEEICFVETKQMEDELKNQLAQEFEIYEVRKELLLVASETVKATELNLNISTQKYESGVINSFNFRDVQLAYMMSVWNYHNAIYNVLESHNSLLQLTGGIIEKL from the coding sequence ATGAAGAAAATAATTCTAATACTATTTGTATTAATATCGACAACTGCATTTCCGCAATCCGATACGCTATCATTAACAAAAGCAATCGCAACAGCCTTGGAACATAATTTTGGCATTCAGATTCAAAAGAAGTCTGTTGATATTAGTAAACTTAATAATACCTGGGGAAATGCGGGTGCACTGCCAACTGTTTCTTTTCAAGGTAGCGCTTCCGAATCTTGGAATTATTATGAAGATGACGATTCTCAAACTTCCTTGCAAAATGCGACATTAAAATTAGACTGGGTTGTTTTTAGAGGCTATGGTGCCCGAATTCAAAAATCAAGATTTAACGAAATTCAAAACTTGTCTGAAACAACTTTGGCATTAATTACCGAGAATACCATTGTAAGCGTGAGCCTGGCCTATTATCGGGTATTGCTAATGTTGGAAAACATGAAATCGGCGAAGGAAAATATGAAACTCTCCGAAGACCGCCTAAACAAAGAAAATTTGAAAAAAGAAATTGGAACTTCGAAAAGCTATGATTTATTGCAATCCCAAAATGCCTGGCTTGAAGATAAATCCAATTACCTATCAGCAAAATCAAATTATAACAATTCCATTCGACAAATGAATTTTATTATGGCCTCTCCACTGGAAGACAAATACATTTTTATCGAGGAGTTTTCTGCTGATATATTCCCATTTGAAAAGGATGTTTTGATGACAAAGTTAATTTCTAATAACTCAAACTTACGAAATCAATACATCAATCTCAAAATTGCTAAATTGGATGTAAAATCAGCAAAAATTTCTTTTTACCCAAGCATAACAGCAGGTGTAAATACAGCTTACAGCAACAGTGTTACCGAGTATTCTACTAATACAAATTTGAATCAGGATTTAAATGGAATATCTGCTGGTCTTTCAGCAGGAATCTCATATACATTATTTAATGGAGGCCAGCGAAAGAAGGCATTGCAAACCGCTAAAATTGAAGAAGAAATATGCTTTGTGGAAACAAAACAAATGGAGGATGAACTGAAAAACCAGCTTGCCCAGGAATTTGAAATATATGAGGTGAGGAAAGAGTTACTGTTAGTAGCTTCAGAGACTGTTAAGGCTACAGAATTAAACTTGAATATCTCTACACAGAAATATGAATCAGGAGTAATAAATTCCTTTAACTTTCGAGATGTGCAGCTTGCCTACATGATGTCGGTTTGGAATTATCACAATGCAATTTACAATGTATTGGAAAGTCACAATAGCCTGCTACAATTAACAGGAGGTATTATCGAGAAGTTATAA
- a CDS encoding carboxypeptidase regulatory-like domain-containing protein, translated as MRIYLLVFLILITAFRCHCQIVEGKITDQQGRPISNAALYCADSSLCNMTNSEGDYQLKLKPGKYNFTIHCYGYITKELELECLENPKHVDIVLCKREYSFHYERSNEGNQEAGYTIIQKAIAMGSYYINQLAEFDCKIYLKVNGNETSESSFIRKSRGKKTNHFVYEKIIDFHCELPETVAQNTISFLGSEEKNDRLPLDYITTPLYKEIHGAISPLNRDANTYYKFQHISSFLDRRYLVYKIKVIPYQEGCNLYSGFLYIVDGLWCLYGVELQIQQNSRTITINQIYAPVKNEVWMPISHNYSFENQKIGKKLSHTCSVAFFEYQIKVKSNLMINPDRNFNFIKKENTDLDKGIEFSEIHQFLQKNILAKSESKKLSKLIRASVEQSNNKKKLEIEQFKHTNDSAKIRTYKYWNSIRPMGLTDHEIRIHKKGLLNTRIDAEESNRLKRKTKTFRWSKVLVGGNFSFDKEKHQFLYGGIFDPIHIDYNTTEKIKYGNEFTYSYYKMNGKHFQINYDIDYSFGRQQMTHDIGVKFRYNGLKRGNLFMSGGTITSDFDSSTGIPKNLNLITTVFLNEDYLKAYQKDYIEIAHRIDLINGLDFLINLEYAKRKKIMDLAKIYIDYYTSDTSSIATIEDSPVGDHNGFNIRLRLRYTPEYYYKVEKGTKIYLHSNYPTFTLNYYKGVKNIFCSNVNFDRIETSILQNIQIRKIGLLHYELIGGNFININKVYFADYKRFGTNTPFVMGTSPGNIFRLLEYYEYSTIDKYVETHIKLTNFRILLKRLPVLNRRLMNENLYFSSLHTVDRMPYYEVGYGLNKIFNLFNLEAFVGFIGKTHKYTGVKLGVPFIERKGVTVTKNM; from the coding sequence ATGAGAATATATCTGCTTGTTTTCCTGATTTTAATAACTGCCTTTAGATGCCATTGTCAAATAGTTGAAGGAAAAATAACTGATCAACAAGGACGACCAATTTCAAATGCTGCTTTGTATTGTGCGGATTCTTCATTATGCAACATGACAAATAGTGAAGGTGATTATCAACTAAAACTCAAACCAGGAAAGTATAATTTCACAATTCATTGTTATGGATATATAACAAAAGAGTTGGAATTGGAATGTTTAGAAAATCCGAAACACGTAGATATTGTTCTGTGCAAGCGAGAATATAGTTTTCATTATGAAAGATCAAATGAGGGTAATCAAGAAGCAGGATATACAATTATCCAGAAAGCTATCGCCATGGGTTCTTACTATATAAACCAGCTTGCTGAATTTGATTGTAAGATCTATCTCAAGGTAAATGGCAATGAAACTTCCGAATCGAGTTTCATTAGAAAGTCAAGGGGGAAAAAAACAAATCACTTTGTATATGAGAAAATTATTGACTTTCATTGTGAACTTCCTGAAACAGTAGCCCAAAATACTATATCGTTTCTTGGTTCTGAGGAAAAAAATGACCGCTTACCTCTGGATTATATTACAACTCCACTCTACAAAGAAATTCATGGAGCAATCTCACCTTTAAATCGAGATGCAAATACGTACTATAAATTTCAACATATATCTTCATTCTTAGATAGGAGATATTTGGTGTATAAAATTAAAGTAATTCCATATCAAGAAGGTTGTAATCTTTATTCCGGATTCCTATATATAGTAGATGGGTTGTGGTGTTTGTATGGTGTCGAACTTCAGATACAGCAAAACTCTCGAACAATTACTATAAATCAAATTTATGCCCCGGTTAAAAATGAAGTATGGATGCCTATAAGTCATAATTATAGTTTTGAAAATCAAAAAATAGGCAAAAAGCTTTCTCATACTTGTTCGGTTGCATTCTTCGAATATCAGATAAAAGTCAAATCCAATCTGATGATTAATCCTGATAGAAATTTCAATTTTATCAAGAAAGAAAACACCGATCTAGATAAAGGAATTGAATTCTCTGAAATTCATCAATTTCTTCAGAAAAATATTTTGGCAAAATCGGAATCAAAGAAACTTTCAAAACTTATCAGGGCATCTGTCGAACAATCAAATAATAAAAAAAAGTTAGAAATTGAACAATTTAAACATACTAATGATAGTGCCAAAATAAGAACCTATAAATACTGGAATTCTATTAGACCAATGGGTTTGACCGACCATGAGATTAGAATTCACAAGAAAGGATTATTAAATACTAGAATTGATGCAGAGGAAAGCAATCGACTTAAAAGGAAAACAAAGACATTCAGATGGAGTAAAGTATTAGTTGGCGGTAATTTTAGTTTTGATAAAGAGAAACATCAGTTTCTATATGGTGGTATCTTTGATCCAATACATATCGACTACAATACAACTGAGAAAATTAAATATGGTAATGAGTTTACATATTCATATTACAAGATGAATGGAAAACACTTTCAAATAAACTATGATATTGATTACTCATTTGGAAGGCAGCAAATGACTCATGATATCGGAGTGAAGTTCAGGTACAATGGTCTAAAGCGAGGGAATTTATTCATGTCAGGTGGCACAATAACTTCTGATTTTGATTCGAGTACAGGAATTCCTAAGAATCTAAATCTAATAACTACAGTATTTCTAAATGAGGATTATCTTAAAGCATATCAAAAGGATTATATCGAAATTGCACATAGAATCGATCTTATTAATGGTTTAGATTTTTTGATTAATCTTGAGTATGCTAAACGAAAAAAAATAATGGATCTGGCCAAGATATATATTGATTATTATACATCAGATACTTCTTCAATAGCTACCATAGAGGATTCTCCTGTTGGAGATCACAATGGGTTTAACATCAGGTTGCGACTTAGGTATACGCCGGAATACTACTACAAGGTTGAAAAGGGTACTAAAATTTATTTACATTCAAACTACCCTACCTTTACTCTTAATTATTATAAGGGAGTAAAAAATATTTTTTGCAGTAATGTTAACTTCGACAGGATTGAAACATCCATTTTACAAAACATTCAAATTCGAAAAATCGGTCTTCTGCACTATGAATTAATTGGAGGAAATTTCATAAATATAAATAAGGTGTACTTTGCCGATTATAAACGTTTCGGTACTAATACGCCTTTTGTTATGGGTACTTCACCTGGAAATATATTTCGTTTACTTGAATATTATGAATACAGTACCATAGATAAATATGTAGAGACACATATTAAACTTACGAATTTTCGAATATTACTTAAACGATTACCGGTCTTGAATAGAAGGTTAATGAACGAAAATCTATACTTCAGCAGTCTTCATACAGTAGATAGAATGCCCTATTATGAGGTAGGGTATGGTCTTAATAAAATATTCAATTTGTTTAACTTGGAAGCTTTTGTAGGTTTTATTGGTAAGACACACAAATATACCGGTGTCAAATTGGGAGTTCCGTTTATTGAGAGAAAAGGGGTTACTGTAACGAAAAATATGTAA
- a CDS encoding carbonic anhydrase has protein sequence MNYLSLFKNNEDWINEKLQLDSDYFKKLSKGQNPEFLYIGCSDSRVSPEEFAGLKPGDTFVHRNIANLVVSIDLNQMAVINYAINRLKIKHIIVCGHYGCGGVKAAMEASDLEKLNPWLQNVKDVYRLHTRELTEISNSEERYKRLVELNVEEQCINLLKTHVVQKEFELRNIQIHAWVFDIQSGKIIDLNIDFEQKLKPLKEIYSFRN, from the coding sequence ATGAATTACCTAAGTTTGTTCAAAAATAATGAAGATTGGATTAATGAGAAATTGCAATTAGACTCGGACTATTTCAAAAAATTATCCAAAGGTCAAAATCCGGAATTTTTATATATTGGTTGTTCAGATAGCAGAGTTTCACCTGAAGAATTCGCTGGATTGAAGCCCGGCGACACATTTGTTCATCGTAATATTGCCAATTTGGTTGTAAGCATAGACTTAAACCAAATGGCTGTGATAAATTATGCAATAAATCGATTGAAAATAAAACATATAATCGTTTGTGGGCACTACGGATGTGGAGGAGTAAAAGCTGCAATGGAAGCCAGCGATTTAGAAAAATTAAATCCTTGGTTGCAAAATGTCAAAGATGTTTATCGTTTGCATACCAGGGAATTAACCGAAATTTCAAATAGTGAGGAAAGATATAAAAGACTTGTAGAATTAAATGTTGAAGAACAGTGTATTAATCTGTTAAAAACTCATGTAGTTCAAAAAGAATTTGAACTAAGAAATATCCAAATTCATGCTTGGGTTTTCGATATTCAATCAGGAAAAATAATTGATTTAAATATTGATTTTGAACAAAAGCTAAAACCCCTAAAAGAAATTTATAGCTTTAGAAACTAA
- a CDS encoding S41 family peptidase, which yields MDSTNKKWVIIMPIILALVLIIGILLGSKLQNNNYDKKFFIHPEPNKFNTILNYIEEEYVDSVSKSELVEKIIPDMLAELDPHSIYIPARDLKRTNEPLEGNFDGIGIQFNIQRDTVFVVNPIPKGPSEKVGILAGDRIVYVDDSLIAGTGITNNSVMKMLRGKQGTKVKLGIKRKQNKEVINFVVTRDKIPLYSVDVAYMVSEDIGYIKISKFSRTTFDEFISAIEELQSAGLKKLILDLRNNSGGYMNAAINIADQFLNSNKLIVYTQGKARPKNKSFSTSSGLCLNTELTILIDEFSASASEILAGAIQDNDRGTIIGRRSYGKGLVQEQTIFHDGSALRLTIARYYTPTGRCIQKSYENGNSDYYHDINNRYDNGEFSQADSIQLPDSLKYYTPKGKVVYGGGGIMPDNFVSMDTIRLSPYFTKLINKGLMYQFAFKYVDDNRHVLSELSGLSDLIFHLEKENIFQIFLAFAKEKSVSGTKKDIKMSEKLINTRISAFIARNIFNDIGFYPIINEEDKTVLKAVEILKAE from the coding sequence ATGGACAGTACAAACAAAAAATGGGTAATAATAATGCCTATTATTCTTGCATTAGTTTTAATAATAGGAATATTGTTAGGAAGTAAATTGCAAAACAATAATTACGATAAAAAGTTTTTTATACATCCCGAGCCAAATAAATTCAATACCATTTTGAACTATATTGAAGAAGAGTATGTCGATTCAGTTTCGAAATCGGAATTAGTAGAAAAAATAATCCCGGATATGCTTGCAGAATTAGACCCACATTCGATTTATATTCCTGCAAGAGATTTGAAAAGAACAAACGAACCATTAGAAGGGAATTTCGATGGAATTGGGATTCAATTTAATATTCAGAGAGATACAGTTTTTGTGGTTAATCCTATTCCGAAAGGGCCATCCGAAAAGGTTGGAATTTTGGCAGGCGACCGAATTGTTTATGTTGACGACTCGTTGATAGCTGGTACAGGAATTACCAACAATTCTGTTATGAAAATGCTTAGAGGCAAACAGGGAACAAAAGTTAAATTAGGTATAAAAAGAAAGCAAAACAAAGAAGTCATAAATTTCGTTGTAACACGCGACAAAATTCCACTTTACAGCGTTGATGTTGCATATATGGTTTCTGAGGATATCGGATACATAAAAATCAGTAAATTTTCAAGAACTACATTCGATGAGTTTATTAGTGCTATAGAGGAATTGCAAAGCGCGGGATTAAAAAAACTAATACTTGATTTGCGAAACAATAGCGGAGGGTATATGAATGCAGCAATTAATATTGCCGATCAATTTCTAAATTCTAATAAACTAATTGTTTATACTCAAGGAAAAGCAAGGCCAAAAAATAAATCATTTTCTACATCCTCCGGACTTTGTTTAAATACTGAATTGACAATACTGATTGATGAATTTTCGGCTTCTGCAAGCGAAATTCTGGCAGGTGCAATTCAAGACAACGATAGAGGAACTATTATTGGTCGCAGGTCTTATGGTAAAGGATTGGTTCAGGAACAAACTATTTTTCATGATGGTTCGGCACTACGTCTCACAATTGCACGATATTACACCCCAACAGGCAGGTGTATTCAAAAATCTTACGAAAATGGAAATTCCGATTATTATCATGATATAAATAATAGGTACGATAATGGTGAATTTTCGCAAGCCGATAGTATTCAATTGCCCGATTCTTTGAAATATTATACTCCGAAAGGAAAAGTTGTGTATGGTGGCGGAGGTATTATGCCAGATAATTTTGTCTCAATGGATACAATTAGATTATCACCATATTTTACCAAACTAATTAACAAAGGTTTAATGTATCAATTTGCATTTAAATATGTTGACGATAACAGGCATGTACTTTCGGAATTATCAGGTTTGTCGGATTTGATTTTCCATCTCGAAAAAGAAAATATCTTCCAAATATTTCTTGCTTTTGCTAAAGAAAAATCAGTTTCGGGCACCAAAAAAGATATTAAAATGTCAGAAAAATTGATCAATACAAGAATCTCTGCCTTTATTGCCAGAAATATTTTTAATGATATAGGTTTCTATCCGATTATTAATGAAGAAGACAAAACTGTTCTTAAAGCCGTGGAAATATTGAAAGCAGAATAA